From a single Agrobacterium tumefaciens genomic region:
- a CDS encoding ribonuclease HII: MKRRTPPDSPALFDLADTGPDFSFELEAKKNGLWPVAGTDEAGRGPLAGPVVAAAVILDPDNIPKGMDDSKKLTRLKRESLFVQIMETSIVSVASSGPGLIDSMNILRASLDAMRRAVLGLETCPALVLADGRDRPPGITCEAKAVIKGDSRSLSIAAASIVAKVTRDRMMERAGAVHSSYGFEGHAGYGTPAHLRAIESHGPCPLHRMSFRPLKRD, encoded by the coding sequence ATGAAACGCCGTACACCACCCGATTCTCCTGCCCTCTTCGATCTTGCCGATACCGGCCCGGATTTTTCCTTCGAGCTTGAGGCAAAAAAGAATGGTCTCTGGCCCGTGGCAGGCACGGATGAAGCAGGCCGCGGGCCGCTTGCCGGCCCAGTCGTTGCGGCAGCCGTCATTCTCGATCCGGACAATATTCCCAAGGGTATGGACGATTCCAAGAAGTTGACGAGGCTGAAGCGGGAAAGCCTCTTCGTACAGATCATGGAAACATCGATCGTATCGGTTGCGTCCTCCGGCCCCGGCCTGATCGACAGCATGAATATCCTGCGCGCCAGCCTCGACGCCATGCGCCGCGCCGTGCTCGGCCTCGAAACCTGCCCCGCCCTTGTGCTCGCCGACGGTCGCGACAGGCCGCCCGGCATCACCTGCGAAGCCAAAGCCGTCATCAAGGGCGATTCCCGCTCCCTCTCCATCGCCGCCGCCTCGATCGTCGCCAAGGTGACCCGCGACCGGATGATGGAACGCGCCGGTGCAGTGCATTCGTCCTATGGCTTCGAAGGCCATGCCGGTTACGGCACACCGGCCCATCTTCGCGCCATCGAAAGCCACGGCCCCTGCCCGCTGCACAGGATGAGTTTCCGGCCCCTGAAGCGGGATTGA
- a CDS encoding PA0069 family radical SAM protein, giving the protein MRNHTLSGQAAFQPSHMPDIANALADASGLRIEIDRRRGRGAGINPDGRFEALQREVFDDGWQTLEDMPEFRTEVQVEKPRSIITRNESPDIPFDRSINPYRGCEHGCIYCFARPTHSYMGLSAGLDFESKLFAKPDAAKLLERELAKPGYKPRVIAIGTNTDPYQPIEREWRIMRQILEVLAKADHPVAIVTKSALIKRDIAILAPMAKKGLAKVGISVTTLDRKLSRNMEPRAATPEKRLEAVKALTEAGIPVAVMMAPVIPALNDHEIERILEAGKAAGATEASYVLLRLPLEVSPLFRDWLLRNYPDRYRHVMSLVRSMRDGKDYDAEFGKRMKGAGPYAWQIGRRFEMATKRLGLIRRGIHLRDDLFVPPGGAGVQLSLL; this is encoded by the coding sequence ATGAGAAACCATACGCTTTCGGGGCAGGCTGCCTTCCAGCCGAGCCATATGCCAGATATTGCCAACGCGCTGGCCGATGCATCGGGCCTACGGATCGAGATCGACCGTCGTCGCGGCCGTGGCGCCGGGATCAATCCGGACGGACGCTTCGAGGCCCTGCAGCGCGAGGTTTTCGACGATGGCTGGCAGACGCTCGAAGACATGCCGGAATTCCGCACCGAGGTGCAGGTGGAAAAGCCGCGCAGCATCATCACCCGCAACGAATCGCCCGATATCCCGTTCGACCGCTCCATCAACCCCTATCGCGGCTGCGAACATGGATGCATCTATTGTTTCGCAAGACCTACGCACAGCTATATGGGTCTTTCGGCCGGGCTGGATTTCGAATCGAAGCTGTTTGCCAAGCCGGATGCGGCGAAGCTTCTGGAACGCGAGCTGGCAAAACCGGGTTACAAGCCGCGGGTGATCGCCATCGGCACCAATACCGACCCTTATCAGCCAATCGAGCGTGAATGGCGCATCATGCGGCAGATACTGGAAGTGCTGGCCAAGGCCGACCATCCCGTCGCCATCGTCACCAAATCGGCGCTGATCAAGCGGGATATCGCCATTCTGGCGCCCATGGCCAAAAAGGGTCTCGCCAAGGTCGGCATTTCCGTGACGACGCTGGATCGCAAGCTCTCGCGCAACATGGAGCCACGCGCCGCCACGCCGGAGAAGCGTCTGGAAGCGGTCAAGGCGCTGACGGAGGCGGGTATTCCGGTTGCCGTGATGATGGCGCCTGTCATCCCGGCACTCAACGATCATGAAATCGAACGGATTCTGGAAGCCGGCAAGGCAGCCGGTGCGACCGAAGCGTCTTACGTGCTGCTGCGCCTGCCGCTGGAGGTGAGCCCGCTCTTCCGCGACTGGCTGCTGCGCAACTATCCGGACCGCTACCGTCACGTCATGTCACTGGTGCGCTCCATGCGCGACGGCAAGGATTATGATGCGGAGTTCGGAAAACGCATGAAGGGCGCCGGTCCTTACGCCTGGCAGATCGGCAGGCGTTTCGAGATGGCGACGAAGCGGCTTGGCCTCATCCGCCGCGGCATTCATCTGCGCGACGATCTCTTCGTGCCGCCGGGCGGTGCGGGGGTGCAATTGTCGCTGCTTTGA
- a CDS encoding glycosyltransferase family 2 protein codes for MLTVIMECRDQEPELAHTLSALVTGAVEGLVSDVVILDHGSRDGSSRVADAAGCRFYGQWDIEDVMRSARGQWILLVEPGARPQSGWIEEILEYVTICAEPARFSPSRYHKRPFFSRIIRRPPPLEYGYLMPKKHAVAIAKSGMGLTQFVHAQKPRRLNAELLPAWTARPSG; via the coding sequence ATGTTGACAGTCATAATGGAATGCCGGGATCAGGAACCGGAGCTGGCGCATACCTTGTCTGCGCTTGTAACCGGTGCCGTGGAAGGGCTTGTAAGCGATGTGGTGATCCTCGATCACGGCTCGCGCGATGGATCGTCGCGTGTCGCCGATGCCGCCGGCTGCCGCTTTTATGGGCAATGGGACATTGAAGATGTCATGCGCTCTGCACGCGGACAGTGGATATTGCTGGTGGAGCCAGGTGCGCGGCCGCAAAGCGGCTGGATTGAGGAAATATTGGAATATGTGACGATATGTGCGGAGCCGGCGCGGTTTTCGCCCTCCCGTTACCACAAGCGTCCATTCTTCAGCCGAATCATTCGCCGTCCGCCGCCGCTGGAATATGGTTACCTGATGCCGAAGAAACATGCGGTGGCGATTGCGAAATCCGGCATGGGCCTGACGCAGTTCGTCCATGCGCAAAAGCCGCGCCGCCTGAATGCGGAGCTGCTTCCCGCCTGGACCGCCCGGCCGTCGGGCTAG
- a CDS encoding glycoside hydrolase family 75 protein, which produces MSYGFFRSNSSRMHAVFCAATLLALPTTALSQAMCGTGGVVFSTKELKVDADGAPNSYLVNGEGLSYTCDGMTAVGSTPDTDPKGWQKKCQNAWKKAVATGDYSKVRIFGFSKDENNKPIIQKAGDPLPGKAFITETTVSVPDGPAGTQRHWVDATEIPYVVLSSSFVRKYGVKDGDIAVVYRPATKRFAYGVYGDGGKLGEASVRFHQDIGNNPLVNKGGVLRAKSGIADERKNKDPIPVITVVFPGKTSHPTVDAKKWRAEIAAMGKTHFDNWGGLQKLIECAR; this is translated from the coding sequence ATGTCATACGGATTTTTCAGGTCGAATTCTTCCAGGATGCACGCTGTCTTTTGCGCTGCCACACTATTGGCGCTGCCAACGACAGCCTTGTCTCAGGCCATGTGTGGAACGGGAGGTGTCGTTTTTTCCACAAAGGAACTCAAGGTCGATGCCGATGGGGCGCCCAACTCTTATCTCGTGAATGGGGAGGGGCTGTCTTATACCTGCGACGGCATGACGGCCGTGGGTTCAACACCCGATACGGATCCCAAGGGATGGCAAAAAAAGTGCCAGAATGCCTGGAAGAAAGCCGTTGCCACGGGTGATTATTCGAAGGTCAGAATTTTCGGCTTTTCGAAGGATGAGAACAATAAGCCGATAATTCAAAAAGCTGGCGATCCCTTGCCCGGCAAGGCTTTTATCACCGAAACGACTGTTTCGGTTCCGGATGGACCGGCAGGAACACAGAGGCACTGGGTCGATGCCACCGAAATTCCCTATGTTGTTTTGTCCAGCAGCTTCGTGAGGAAATATGGCGTGAAGGACGGCGATATCGCCGTGGTCTATCGCCCGGCGACCAAGCGCTTCGCGTACGGGGTTTATGGTGACGGCGGCAAACTCGGTGAGGCCTCCGTGCGCTTCCACCAGGATATCGGCAACAATCCGCTGGTGAACAAGGGTGGCGTTCTGAGAGCGAAATCGGGCATTGCCGACGAACGCAAAAATAAAGATCCGATCCCGGTTATTACGGTGGTGTTTCCCGGAAAGACGTCCCATCCGACCGTTGATGCTAAAAAATGGCGGGCTGAAATTGCGGCAATGGGAAAAACGCATTTCGACAATTGGGGCGGTCTTCAGAAATTGATCGAATGCGCCCGTTAG